A part of Bubalus bubalis isolate 160015118507 breed Murrah chromosome 6, NDDB_SH_1, whole genome shotgun sequence genomic DNA contains:
- the LOC123465872 gene encoding antigen-presenting glycoprotein CD1d-like isoform X2: MGVLPASRLKNWLATGSSSGCREPRKPGVCGRSLGKDGGGGGWGGDSRSESRVRKWGAGCFCSSGGFRRFGGVLRMSGTGLRAERGSRAGKGDDARGGRAETDAPRKAGSLIHQPENLLLPAFSCLAPGDRARFRASRHHPFFPNPTVCFFLFFFLVPSVLSLPCPRLLRSVFSPDPQLSFPFRGLQISSFANRSWTRTDGLAWLGELQPYTLRNESNTIRFLKPWSRGTFSDQQWEQLQHTFLVYRSSFTRDVWEFVKIMPGDYPLEIQVSGGCELLPRNISESFLRAAFQGRDVLSFQGMSWVSAPDAPPLIEEVIKVLNQDQGTKETVHWLLHDICPELVRGLLQTGKSELEKQVKPEAWLSSGPSPGPGHLLLVCHISGFYPKPVWVMWMRGEQEEPGTLQGDVMPNADSTWYLRVTLNVAAGEAAGLSCRVRHSSLGDQDIILYWAAIKISRDSPQHTYLSGLQDLRALALRI; the protein is encoded by the exons ATGGGAGTCCTGCCTGCCTCCAGGCTTAAGAATTGGCTAGCAACAGGGTCAAGTTCAGGCTGTCGGGAGCCCCGGAAACCCGGGGTGTGTGGGCGGTCGTTGGGGAAGGAcggaggaggtggggggtggggcggagaTTCGAGGTCCGAGAGCAGAGTTAGGAAGTGGGGTGCTGGCTGTTTCTGTTCTTCTGGGGGCTTCCGCAGATTTGGCGGAGTTTTGAGAATGAGTGGAACCGGGCTGAGGGCGGAGAGAGGGAGCCGAGCAGGGAAAGGGGACGACGCTCGCGGCGGGCGGGCGGAGACTGATGCACCTCGAAAAGCCGGGAGCTTGATCCACCAGCCCGAGAACCTGCTACTCCCTGCCTTCAGCTGCTTGGCCCCTGGAGACCGAGCTCGATTCAGAGCCAGCAGACATCACCCTTTCTTCCCAAACCCaactgtttgtttctttctttttttcttccttgttcctTCTGTGCTTTCCCTCCCGTGCCCCCGGCTCCTCCGATCTGTATTCTCTCCAGACCCGCAATTGTCTTTCCCATTCCGCGGCCTGCAGATCTCCTCGTTCGCCAACCGCAGCTGGACGCGCACAGACGGCCTCGCGTGGCTGGGGGAGCTGCAGCCCTATACTTTGCGCAATGAATCGAACACCATCCGCTTCCTGAAGCCTTGGTCTCGGGGCACATTCAGCGACCAGCAGTGGGAGCAGCTGCAGCATACATTTCTGGTTTATCGCAGCAGCTTCACCAGGGACGTCTGGGAATTCGTCAAAATAATGCCCGGCGACT ATCCACTTGAGATCCAGGTATCTGGAGGATGTGAGTTACTTCCGAGGAACATCTCAGAAAGCTTCTTACGTGCAGCATTTCAAGGAAGGGATGTCCTGAGTTTCCAAGGAATGTCTTGGGTGTCAGCCCCAGATGCCCCGCCTTTGATCGAGGAGGTCATCAAGGTGCTCAATCAGGACCAAGGGACCAAGGAAACAGTGCACTGGCTCCTCCATGACATCTGCCCTGAGTTGGTCAGAGGCCTCTTGCAGACCGGGAAGTCCGAGCTGGAGAAGCAAG TGAAGCCGGAGGCTTGGCTGTCCAGTGGCCCCAGTCCTGGGCCTGGCCATCTGCTGCTGGTGTGCCACATCTCAGGATTCTACCCAAAACCTGTGTGGGTGATGTGGATGAGGGGCgagcaggaggagcctggcactCTGCAAGGAGACGTCATGCCCAATGCCGACTCGACTTGGTATCTGCGAGTAACCCTGAATGTGGCGGCTGGGGAGGCGGCTGGCCTGAGTTGCCGAGTGAGGCACAGCAGTCTAGGAGACCAGGACATCATCCTGTACTGGG CCGCTATCAAGATATCCCGTGACTCTCCTCAGCACACCTATCTGTCTGGACTTCAGGATCTCAGGGCTTTAGCCCTCAGAATTTGA
- the LOC123465872 gene encoding antigen-presenting glycoprotein CD1d-like isoform X1, with protein MGVLPASRLKNWLATGSSSGCREPRKPGVCGRSLGKDGGGGGWGGDSRSESRVRKWGAGCFCSSGGFRRFGGVLRMSGTGLRAERGSRAGKGDDARGGRAETDAPRKAGSLIHQPENLLLPAFSCLAPGDRARFRASRHHPFFPNPTVCFFLFFFLVPSVLSLPCPRLLRSVFSPDPQLSFPFRGLQISSFANRSWTRTDGLAWLGELQPYTLRNESNTIRFLKPWSRGTFSDQQWEQLQHTFLVYRSSFTRDVWEFVKIMPGDYPLEIQVSGGCELLPRNISESFLRAAFQGRDVLSFQGMSWVSAPDAPPLIEEVIKVLNQDQGTKETVHWLLHDICPELVRGLLQTGKSELEKQVKPEAWLSSGPSPGPGHLLLVCHISGFYPKPVWVMWMRGEQEEPGTLQGDVMPNADSTWYLRVTLNVAAGEAAGLSCRVRHSSLGDQDIILYWDGNRVSRGLIVALVLLVLVLLFVGGLVFWFRKHCRYQDIP; from the exons ATGGGAGTCCTGCCTGCCTCCAGGCTTAAGAATTGGCTAGCAACAGGGTCAAGTTCAGGCTGTCGGGAGCCCCGGAAACCCGGGGTGTGTGGGCGGTCGTTGGGGAAGGAcggaggaggtggggggtggggcggagaTTCGAGGTCCGAGAGCAGAGTTAGGAAGTGGGGTGCTGGCTGTTTCTGTTCTTCTGGGGGCTTCCGCAGATTTGGCGGAGTTTTGAGAATGAGTGGAACCGGGCTGAGGGCGGAGAGAGGGAGCCGAGCAGGGAAAGGGGACGACGCTCGCGGCGGGCGGGCGGAGACTGATGCACCTCGAAAAGCCGGGAGCTTGATCCACCAGCCCGAGAACCTGCTACTCCCTGCCTTCAGCTGCTTGGCCCCTGGAGACCGAGCTCGATTCAGAGCCAGCAGACATCACCCTTTCTTCCCAAACCCaactgtttgtttctttctttttttcttccttgttcctTCTGTGCTTTCCCTCCCGTGCCCCCGGCTCCTCCGATCTGTATTCTCTCCAGACCCGCAATTGTCTTTCCCATTCCGCGGCCTGCAGATCTCCTCGTTCGCCAACCGCAGCTGGACGCGCACAGACGGCCTCGCGTGGCTGGGGGAGCTGCAGCCCTATACTTTGCGCAATGAATCGAACACCATCCGCTTCCTGAAGCCTTGGTCTCGGGGCACATTCAGCGACCAGCAGTGGGAGCAGCTGCAGCATACATTTCTGGTTTATCGCAGCAGCTTCACCAGGGACGTCTGGGAATTCGTCAAAATAATGCCCGGCGACT ATCCACTTGAGATCCAGGTATCTGGAGGATGTGAGTTACTTCCGAGGAACATCTCAGAAAGCTTCTTACGTGCAGCATTTCAAGGAAGGGATGTCCTGAGTTTCCAAGGAATGTCTTGGGTGTCAGCCCCAGATGCCCCGCCTTTGATCGAGGAGGTCATCAAGGTGCTCAATCAGGACCAAGGGACCAAGGAAACAGTGCACTGGCTCCTCCATGACATCTGCCCTGAGTTGGTCAGAGGCCTCTTGCAGACCGGGAAGTCCGAGCTGGAGAAGCAAG TGAAGCCGGAGGCTTGGCTGTCCAGTGGCCCCAGTCCTGGGCCTGGCCATCTGCTGCTGGTGTGCCACATCTCAGGATTCTACCCAAAACCTGTGTGGGTGATGTGGATGAGGGGCgagcaggaggagcctggcactCTGCAAGGAGACGTCATGCCCAATGCCGACTCGACTTGGTATCTGCGAGTAACCCTGAATGTGGCGGCTGGGGAGGCGGCTGGCCTGAGTTGCCGAGTGAGGCACAGCAGTCTAGGAGACCAGGACATCATCCTGTACTGGG ATGGGAACCGTGTCTCCAGGGGCTTGATTGTCGCCCTGGTACTACTGGTGCTCGTCCTTCTGTTTGTTGGAGGCTTAGTCTTCTGGTTTAGGAAGCACTG CCGCTATCAAGATATCCCGTGA